Proteins found in one Thermaerobacter subterraneus DSM 13965 genomic segment:
- a CDS encoding glutamine synthetase family protein, whose product MRRPPAEPAPPDEPARRLAQQGIQLVQLVYADVLGVQKGLTLPVQQAAAAWDGGVRVDGASLEGFMRVEEREMRLRAGGEQVFVLPWEPGGRVAMVPAGIYTRDGRPFDGCPRERLQAAVRRLDGLGVAVELAFEMEFYLLRRRRGRPEVRVPDRTGYLDLSVRDAGEPVRQEIALALEGMGIVVESVHHAVAPAQHEIDLGWQPPLAAADHLLIARRAVYAVAERHGMHATLLPKPRAGTHGSGLHVRMRVRPAPGSGWSRAAVTRHWLAGLLHHARPLCAVTNPLVNSYKRLVPGFEAPVYVVWGRDTHAPLARLVAGWEAGELEWRAPDPCCHPYLALAVLLRAGADGLERRLEPPPPLEENVFELDPAEIAARGLEPLPGSLGEALDDMRLSGLVREALGDYLFSRYLEAKRTEWDIYRVQVHQWELDQYLPIF is encoded by the coding sequence ATGCGCCGGCCGCCGGCTGAGCCGGCTCCTCCCGACGAACCGGCCCGGCGACTGGCCCAGCAGGGCATCCAGCTGGTGCAGCTGGTGTACGCCGACGTCCTCGGCGTGCAGAAAGGGCTGACTCTGCCGGTCCAGCAGGCGGCGGCCGCCTGGGACGGCGGCGTGCGGGTGGACGGGGCGTCCCTGGAAGGGTTCATGCGCGTCGAAGAGCGGGAGATGCGCCTGCGGGCCGGCGGGGAGCAGGTGTTCGTCCTGCCCTGGGAGCCGGGTGGCCGCGTGGCCATGGTGCCCGCCGGGATCTACACCCGCGACGGGCGCCCCTTCGACGGCTGCCCGCGGGAGCGGTTGCAGGCCGCGGTGCGCCGGCTGGACGGGCTCGGCGTCGCCGTGGAGCTGGCCTTCGAGATGGAGTTCTACCTCCTGCGGCGGCGCCGGGGCCGCCCGGAGGTCCGGGTGCCGGACCGGACGGGGTATCTGGACCTCTCGGTGCGGGACGCGGGGGAGCCGGTGCGGCAGGAGATCGCCCTGGCGCTGGAGGGCATGGGCATCGTGGTGGAGTCGGTCCATCACGCCGTGGCCCCGGCGCAGCACGAGATCGATCTGGGCTGGCAGCCGCCCCTGGCGGCCGCCGACCACCTGCTGATCGCCCGGCGGGCCGTCTACGCCGTGGCGGAGCGCCACGGCATGCACGCCACCCTTCTGCCCAAGCCCCGGGCCGGCACCCACGGCTCGGGCCTGCACGTGCGGATGCGGGTTCGTCCCGCGCCGGGTTCGGGCTGGAGCCGGGCCGCCGTGACCCGCCACTGGCTGGCCGGGCTGCTCCACCATGCGCGGCCCCTCTGCGCCGTGACCAATCCCCTGGTCAATTCCTACAAGCGGCTGGTGCCGGGGTTCGAGGCGCCGGTGTACGTGGTCTGGGGTCGCGACACCCACGCTCCCCTGGCCCGGCTGGTGGCCGGCTGGGAAGCGGGGGAGCTGGAATGGCGGGCGCCGGATCCCTGTTGCCACCCGTACCTGGCGCTGGCCGTCCTGCTGCGGGCCGGTGCCGACGGCCTGGAGCGCCGCCTGGAACCGCCCCCGCCGCTGGAGGAGAACGTGTTCGAGCTGGACCCGGCCGAGATCGCCGCCCGGGGGCTCGAGCCGCTGCCGGGCAGCCTGGGCGAGGCCCTGGACGACATGCGCCTGAGCGGGCTGGTGCGGGAGGCCCTGGGGGATTACCTGTTCAGCCGTTACCTGGAGGCCAAGCGGACGGAGTGGGACATCTACCGCGTCCAGGTGCACCAGTGGGAGCTGGATCAGTACCTGCCCATCTTTTGA
- a CDS encoding MerR family transcriptional regulator, whose translation MSRHRNLPLYSIGAVCHLTGLSERRIRYYEQAGLLRPARTAGNQRRYSQADVDLLLEIKWLLQQGLHLDEIRRRLLERRGRDEVMGPPDVPAARAAAEPWPLAAATPAVHRPPGAGSPRWPGSRWPDRPGASGAAAGVAEPPAGLGRIDRLFRGPAPAVPGMGTARSLYPALDPTVLYEVRRWQRRRNPPAPGEAGRDAPAAG comes from the coding sequence GTGTCGCGGCACCGCAACCTGCCCCTGTATTCCATTGGCGCGGTGTGCCACCTGACCGGCCTGAGCGAGCGCCGCATCCGCTACTACGAGCAGGCGGGCCTGCTGCGCCCGGCGCGGACGGCGGGCAACCAGCGGCGGTACAGCCAGGCGGACGTGGACCTTTTGCTGGAGATCAAGTGGCTGCTCCAGCAGGGGCTGCACCTGGACGAGATCCGCCGCCGCCTGCTGGAGCGCCGCGGCCGCGACGAGGTCATGGGACCTCCCGACGTGCCGGCGGCCCGAGCCGCGGCCGAGCCCTGGCCCCTGGCCGCGGCAACGCCGGCGGTGCACCGCCCGCCGGGGGCGGGTTCGCCCCGCTGGCCGGGGTCCCGCTGGCCCGACCGCCCGGGCGCCTCCGGCGCGGCGGCCGGGGTCGCCGAGCCGCCTGCCGGCCTGGGGCGCATCGACCGCCTCTTCCGCGGGCCGGCTCCCGCCGTGCCGGGTATGGGCACCGCCCGCAGCCTGTACCCGGCCCTGGACCCCACCGTGCTCTACGAGGTGCGCCGCTGGCAGCGCCGCCGCAACCCGCCGGCGCCGGGGGAGGCAGGGCGCGATGCGCCGGCCGCCGGCTGA